One Streptomyces sp. SAI-135 DNA segment encodes these proteins:
- a CDS encoding TetR/AcrR family transcriptional regulator — protein MRQKNDAHLRSDAQRNRERILEVALTELSRAADTPLSTIAKKAGVGQGTFYRNFPNRETLVLELYRHGVQQIADTASELLETMEPDRALRAWMDHLARFAMTKAGLAEAIRQALSTPSGKAAKPGHTPVTDAAGLLLHACEEVGAIRPGITADDFMLAIAGLWQLAPHDDWQPQATRLLDIVMDGLRAGAPGRRGPSGRSGPR, from the coding sequence GTGCGGCAGAAGAACGACGCGCACCTGCGCTCGGACGCACAACGCAACCGCGAACGCATTCTGGAAGTGGCCCTCACCGAGCTTTCCCGGGCGGCCGACACCCCGCTGAGCACGATCGCCAAGAAGGCGGGCGTCGGCCAGGGCACGTTCTACCGGAACTTCCCCAACCGCGAGACGCTCGTCCTCGAGCTCTACCGTCACGGAGTTCAGCAGATCGCCGACACCGCGTCCGAGCTGCTGGAGACCATGGAACCCGACCGCGCGCTGCGGGCGTGGATGGACCACCTCGCCCGGTTCGCGATGACCAAGGCCGGCCTGGCGGAGGCCATCCGCCAGGCCCTGAGCACCCCGTCCGGGAAGGCAGCGAAACCAGGCCACACCCCCGTGACCGACGCCGCCGGCCTCCTGCTTCACGCCTGCGAGGAGGTCGGCGCAATCCGCCCCGGCATCACGGCCGACGACTTCATGCTGGCCATCGCCGGCCTGTGGCAGCTCGCCCCGCACGATGACTGGCAGCCGCAGGCAACGCGCCTGCTTGACATCGTCATGGACGGCCTTCGTGCGGGGGCGCCCGGACGCCGGGGCCCGTCCGGTCGGTCAGGCCCACGGTAG
- a CDS encoding N-acyl homoserine lactonase family protein has product MGKNMSVRRLDLGYFIRPASETGGQQPRVEPVLAYLVHHERGLILFDTGIGQADAETEAHYRPRRRDLQDALSAAGVALGDISLVANCHLHFDHCGGNPLLGGRPILVQDVELATARNGDYTFDELIDFPAASYEQLAGEAEVWPDVWIIPTPGHAQGHQSLVLRQADGTIVLAGQAHDFASHFASDQLARQAALHGVEQPLPAYPHWLERLADFDPRRVLFAHDCSVWEPAQSTL; this is encoded by the coding sequence ATGGGGAAAAACATGTCGGTGCGTCGGCTCGATCTGGGGTATTTCATCCGGCCCGCGTCGGAAACCGGCGGCCAGCAGCCACGGGTCGAGCCTGTGCTCGCCTACCTGGTGCACCACGAGCGCGGCCTGATCCTCTTCGACACTGGCATCGGCCAGGCGGACGCCGAGACCGAAGCCCACTACCGTCCCCGACGCCGGGACTTGCAGGATGCCCTGTCTGCGGCCGGAGTCGCTCTCGGCGACATCTCCCTCGTCGCGAACTGCCACCTCCACTTCGACCACTGCGGCGGAAACCCCCTCCTGGGCGGCAGGCCCATCCTGGTCCAGGACGTCGAGCTGGCCACCGCCCGCAACGGCGACTACACCTTCGACGAGTTGATCGACTTCCCTGCCGCGTCCTACGAGCAACTCGCCGGTGAGGCCGAGGTCTGGCCGGACGTCTGGATCATTCCAACACCAGGGCACGCCCAAGGCCATCAGTCGCTGGTCCTGCGGCAAGCCGACGGCACGATAGTCCTCGCCGGCCAGGCGCACGACTTCGCCTCCCACTTCGCGTCCGACCAACTGGCCCGCCAAGCGGCGCTTCACGGCGTGGAGCAGCCGCTGCCCGCCTATCCGCACTGGCTGGAGCGACTCGCCGACTTCGACCCACGGCGCGTTCTCTTCGCGCACGACTGCTCGGTCTGGGAACCGGCACAGAGCACCCTCTAG
- a CDS encoding YafY family protein, whose protein sequence is MISASARLLRLVSLLAARPSWTCGELADRIAVTERTVRRDIAKLRELGYAVESDPGPYGGYRLRAGTRVPPLILDDEEALAVAVGLREAALSGALGSDQAALSALLKLRQVLPQRIADRLGEMDASFVHTPRSDEPQITPGTLLELAAACRRGERARLSYRDGEGKATVRDIDPYRLVHTGRRWYFVARDVTRDQWRTFRADRVVRLQATGHPVKLIDPPDPALLVSRSIATGPYPLSATIRLPVSMDQALRLIPSTVGSHRPEGPDATIVDVGGPDAEGLAGYLLSLATPLRVLSPEAVRQALLRRTQELIEDNASR, encoded by the coding sequence GTGATCAGTGCATCCGCCCGCCTGCTGCGACTGGTCTCCTTGCTGGCCGCCCGTCCGTCGTGGACCTGCGGTGAACTGGCCGACCGGATAGCGGTCACCGAGCGCACGGTGCGGCGGGACATCGCCAAACTCCGTGAACTCGGCTACGCCGTCGAGTCCGATCCCGGGCCATATGGCGGTTACCGCCTCCGCGCCGGAACTCGGGTCCCGCCGCTGATCCTCGATGACGAAGAAGCACTGGCCGTGGCGGTCGGGTTGCGCGAGGCGGCGCTGAGCGGCGCTCTCGGCAGCGACCAGGCCGCGCTGTCGGCCTTGCTGAAACTGCGGCAGGTTCTGCCGCAGCGGATCGCGGACCGGCTGGGCGAGATGGACGCCTCCTTCGTGCACACCCCCAGATCCGACGAGCCGCAGATCACGCCCGGCACGCTGCTGGAACTGGCCGCCGCATGCCGCCGGGGCGAACGCGCCCGACTCTCATACCGCGACGGGGAAGGGAAAGCCACGGTCCGGGACATCGACCCGTACCGCCTCGTCCACACAGGCCGCCGGTGGTACTTCGTCGCCCGCGACGTGACCCGCGACCAATGGCGGACCTTCCGGGCCGACAGGGTCGTCCGACTGCAGGCAACCGGGCACCCGGTAAAGCTCATCGACCCACCCGACCCTGCGTTGCTCGTCTCCCGCTCCATCGCGACCGGCCCCTACCCGCTCTCCGCGACGATCCGCCTCCCGGTGTCCATGGATCAAGCGTTGCGGTTGATCCCGTCGACCGTCGGTTCCCACCGTCCCGAAGGCCCTGACGCCACGATCGTCGACGTCGGCGGTCCCGACGCAGAAGGGCTCGCCGGCTACCTCCTCAGCCTGGCCACACCCCTGCGCGTCCTGTCACCGGAGGCCGTACGACAGGCCCTGCTGCGCCGTACTCAGGAACTCATCGAGGACAACGCGTCTCGGTAG
- a CDS encoding DUF6461 domain-containing protein, translating into MEAELRGTGEGMAGLIEADEAHHVEMGDDYGDDSYVAGAYRVPGENGDWTLVLGFDGGLGIATPCVETLSKGGRVVAPSTNGGKPIHLFHWFEDGELRTTFESPSARHGSTPDELVHLLRESGFPLTSEGEHDDSAPDVDRKAAGLAMADRLTGIRVTDSLLQDAAYELGLVPEQPAEEWTSVVIDITDAHGERLYREWTYEKIAAASDRTRAEANAPVVITSNEPPAVDRSAHGPGE; encoded by the coding sequence ATGGAGGCCGAACTGCGCGGCACAGGGGAGGGAATGGCCGGGCTGATCGAGGCGGACGAGGCTCACCATGTCGAGATGGGTGACGACTACGGGGACGATTCCTACGTCGCGGGCGCTTACCGCGTGCCGGGCGAGAACGGCGACTGGACCCTCGTGCTCGGCTTCGACGGCGGGCTGGGGATCGCCACGCCGTGCGTCGAGACGCTGTCGAAGGGTGGCAGGGTCGTGGCGCCATCGACCAACGGCGGCAAGCCCATCCACCTCTTCCACTGGTTCGAGGACGGTGAGCTCCGCACGACGTTCGAGAGCCCCTCGGCGCGCCACGGCAGCACACCCGATGAACTGGTCCATCTGCTGCGAGAGAGCGGCTTCCCTCTGACCTCCGAGGGAGAGCACGACGACAGCGCCCCGGACGTCGACCGGAAGGCGGCGGGCCTCGCTATGGCCGATCGACTCACCGGCATACGTGTCACTGATTCCCTCCTCCAGGACGCCGCCTACGAGTTGGGACTCGTCCCCGAACAGCCCGCCGAGGAGTGGACGAGCGTGGTCATCGACATCACCGATGCCCACGGGGAGCGCCTGTACAGGGAATGGACCTACGAAAAGATCGCAGCGGCGTCGGACCGCACCCGCGCGGAGGCCAACGCACCGGTCGTCATCACCTCCAACGAGCCGCCTGCCGTGGATCGTTCAGCGCACGGACCAGGCGAGTAG
- a CDS encoding SDR family oxidoreductase: MLSLQGKIVAITGASGGIGAATARLLAQRGAAVVLAARSSDRINAIAQDIREAGGRAGTCVIDVTKAEDLQRLVSSTVEHYGRIDVLVNNAGIAPISPLAALDTEGWSAMIDVNLRGVLNGVAAALPVFREQGSGHLVSIVSVAGLSGVSPSMAVYAATKNAVRTVHEGLRTESTDGVVRTTAISPGYVRTDLADSMPDPDIREQTRKTMDAVGIPAAAVARAVAFAIEQPDDVEIGEINVRPTVQA; the protein is encoded by the coding sequence GTGCTCTCTCTTCAGGGCAAGATCGTCGCTATCACCGGTGCGAGTGGCGGCATCGGCGCAGCCACGGCCCGCCTGCTGGCCCAGCGTGGCGCCGCGGTCGTTCTCGCAGCGCGCAGCAGCGACCGCATCAACGCCATAGCGCAGGACATCCGGGAGGCGGGAGGCCGTGCTGGCACGTGCGTCATCGACGTCACCAAGGCCGAGGACCTGCAACGTCTGGTATCCAGCACCGTCGAACACTACGGCCGTATCGATGTACTGGTGAACAACGCCGGCATCGCTCCGATCAGCCCGCTGGCCGCTCTCGACACCGAAGGCTGGTCGGCCATGATCGATGTCAACCTTCGGGGCGTGCTCAACGGCGTCGCTGCCGCGCTGCCCGTCTTCCGCGAGCAAGGGTCGGGCCACCTGGTCAGCATCGTCTCCGTGGCGGGCCTGTCCGGCGTGTCCCCTTCGATGGCTGTCTACGCCGCGACCAAGAACGCGGTGCGCACCGTCCACGAGGGACTGCGCACGGAGTCCACCGACGGGGTGGTGCGCACGACAGCCATCTCGCCGGGATACGTCCGCACCGATCTCGCCGACTCCATGCCGGACCCGGACATCCGCGAGCAGACCCGCAAGACCATGGACGCGGTGGGCATTCCTGCGGCGGCGGTCGCCCGCGCGGTGGCCTTCGCAATCGAGCAGCCCGACGATGTCGAGATCGGCGAGATCAACGTTCGCCCCACCGTCCAGGCATGA
- a CDS encoding GNAT family N-acetyltransferase produces MTWHLAPEAFDTADATSLRRDYYDEVASRYWKRPATPEEIDQGLADDGAELLTPPTGQFVVGRCSGEAAACGGLLMLNSERAELTRVYLRPAFRGKKGASLLLELLESEARLLGASHMVLNTRLDLVEARSLYVRHGYREIPAYCTGPYVDICYGKDLGQAD; encoded by the coding sequence ATGACCTGGCATCTGGCCCCCGAAGCCTTCGACACAGCGGACGCGACCAGCCTGCGCCGCGACTACTACGACGAGGTCGCCAGCCGCTACTGGAAGCGGCCCGCGACCCCTGAGGAGATCGACCAGGGCCTGGCCGACGACGGCGCCGAACTGCTCACGCCGCCCACGGGCCAATTCGTCGTGGGTCGTTGCTCTGGCGAGGCCGCCGCCTGCGGCGGGCTGCTGATGCTGAACTCCGAGCGTGCCGAGCTCACCCGCGTCTACCTGCGTCCCGCCTTCCGAGGCAAGAAGGGCGCCAGCCTCCTGCTGGAGTTGCTGGAGAGCGAGGCACGCCTGCTCGGCGCCTCCCACATGGTCCTCAACACCCGCCTCGACCTGGTCGAGGCCCGCTCGCTGTACGTCCGCCACGGCTACCGCGAGATCCCGGCATACTGCACGGGTCCGTACGTCGACATCTGCTACGGCAAGGATCTCGGCCAGGCCGACTGA
- a CDS encoding beta-glucanase — protein MSAVAFSADFSSERQWVAGRSWAYPDGGPTNRGDDKLDHLTADPGYSRPGTFRARRRTDGLWDAGLLTTEGSAEAFLVRTGDHLETTVRLPTGLGAWPAIWTWRDGGNEVDVFEYHPDNPDLLELTNHVRQGQGYVRHQAVRPGAVIDLGVTFGRRSVVWTLGGERIFSDGRGVGSGWHAHLIVNLSVCAGRYHPAPEPETAELSYEVRRLVVTRPFGGCPTDNPSEVDRPADGPGEEA, from the coding sequence GTGAGTGCCGTCGCGTTCAGCGCGGACTTTTCCTCGGAACGCCAGTGGGTCGCGGGCCGGTCCTGGGCCTATCCGGACGGAGGGCCGACCAATCGGGGCGACGACAAACTCGATCACCTCACGGCGGACCCCGGCTACTCCCGGCCGGGGACGTTCAGGGCCCGGCGCAGGACGGACGGCCTGTGGGACGCCGGGCTGCTGACCACCGAGGGGAGCGCCGAGGCGTTCTTGGTGCGCACCGGGGACCACCTGGAGACCACGGTACGGCTGCCCACCGGGCTCGGTGCCTGGCCTGCCATCTGGACCTGGCGGGACGGCGGCAACGAGGTCGACGTCTTTGAGTACCACCCCGACAACCCTGACCTCCTGGAGCTGACCAACCATGTCCGGCAGGGCCAGGGTTACGTCCGCCACCAGGCGGTGCGTCCGGGGGCCGTGATCGATCTGGGCGTGACCTTCGGCAGGCGCAGTGTGGTGTGGACCCTCGGCGGCGAGCGGATCTTCTCTGACGGACGGGGCGTGGGCTCCGGTTGGCACGCTCACCTCATCGTCAACCTGTCGGTGTGCGCGGGCCGTTACCATCCCGCTCCCGAACCCGAGACCGCGGAACTGTCTTACGAGGTGCGCCGGCTCGTGGTCACCAGGCCGTTCGGAGGTTGTCCGACGGACAACCCGTCGGAAGTGGACCGGCCCGCGGACGGCCCGGGTGAAGAAGCCTGA
- a CDS encoding VOC family protein, whose amino-acid sequence MSTRDASAPTFRYAAVTFDCPDPAEMARYGEALGLPVVFSTEDFVLLGQEGAAGLGFNRLSDYRRPTWPDPAQEKQAHIEVGVDDLDAAQARLLALGAVKPDFQPDPDRWRVLLDPAGHPFCISTLA is encoded by the coding sequence ATGAGCACGAGAGACGCTTCCGCACCCACCTTCCGCTACGCGGCAGTCACTTTCGACTGCCCGGACCCTGCCGAAATGGCCCGCTATGGCGAGGCTCTCGGCCTGCCTGTCGTCTTCTCCACCGAGGACTTCGTTCTGCTCGGCCAGGAGGGCGCCGCCGGACTGGGATTCAACCGGCTGTCCGACTACCGCCGCCCCACCTGGCCGGACCCGGCCCAGGAGAAGCAGGCCCACATCGAAGTGGGCGTCGACGATTTGGATGCCGCCCAGGCCCGGCTTCTCGCTCTGGGGGCCGTCAAGCCCGACTTCCAGCCGGACCCCGACCGATGGCGAGTACTGCTGGACCCCGCAGGCCACCCGTTCTGCATCTCCACCCTGGCCTGA
- a CDS encoding amidohydrolase family protein, protein MKSSTNPLKQLTMGRRGFLAGTALGIGAGLSTHAIALAVDEDETSDKTSDISLRDQDLPFIGTEETFSTHELMVLNDRLFLEDTGLAELGPRRIGAMDEAGLNVQILSAHTPGVQNVPGRKGIDFAYRLNKMLVDGPMATHPKRFQAFATLPLQSPEASADELERTVREDGFLGCLTNGIIGKKFLDHPDFEPLLERAEGLDVPIYIHPGLPPDEVFQIYYSNMRPEYQKEFQDQVLSISAYGWHQEVVTQCLRMITSGVFDRHPKLQIIIGHMGEGLPFFYERIVEKMSEVTEKSLDKPFEQYFHDNFWFTTSAFPQTELLDLLLKYISVDRVMFATDYPFANMKTQTDWFRAVALPREAKEKIAFRNAERLFGIKA, encoded by the coding sequence ATGAAGTCCAGCACAAACCCTCTGAAGCAGCTCACTATGGGACGCCGCGGCTTTCTAGCCGGCACAGCACTTGGCATTGGTGCCGGCTTGTCCACGCATGCCATTGCCTTGGCAGTGGACGAGGACGAGACTTCGGACAAGACTTCGGACATTTCACTGCGAGACCAGGACCTGCCCTTCATCGGCACGGAGGAGACCTTTTCCACCCATGAGCTGATGGTACTGAACGACAGGCTGTTCCTGGAGGATACTGGTCTTGCCGAGCTCGGCCCGCGCCGCATCGGTGCGATGGATGAGGCAGGGCTCAACGTTCAAATCCTCTCCGCACATACGCCAGGTGTGCAGAATGTCCCAGGTCGGAAGGGTATCGATTTTGCGTATCGTCTCAACAAGATGCTCGTCGATGGGCCGATGGCCACCCATCCTAAGCGTTTTCAGGCATTTGCAACCTTGCCGCTGCAGAGTCCGGAGGCCTCGGCAGACGAACTGGAACGCACAGTTCGGGAAGACGGCTTCCTGGGATGTCTGACCAATGGAATCATCGGGAAGAAGTTCCTTGATCATCCCGACTTCGAGCCCCTCCTGGAGCGCGCAGAAGGCCTTGATGTGCCGATATACATACATCCGGGCCTGCCGCCTGACGAGGTGTTCCAGATCTACTACAGCAATATGCGGCCGGAATATCAGAAGGAGTTCCAGGATCAGGTTCTCAGCATCTCTGCATATGGATGGCACCAAGAAGTCGTTACTCAGTGCCTCCGAATGATCACCTCAGGGGTGTTCGACAGGCATCCCAAGCTCCAGATCATCATCGGCCACATGGGCGAGGGCCTTCCGTTCTTCTACGAACGCATCGTGGAGAAAATGAGCGAGGTAACCGAGAAAAGCCTGGACAAGCCGTTCGAGCAGTATTTCCATGACAATTTCTGGTTCACAACCAGCGCATTCCCCCAGACTGAACTGCTCGACCTCCTGCTGAAGTACATAAGCGTGGATCGAGTAATGTTTGCAACCGATTACCCGTTTGCGAACATGAAAACTCAGACCGACTGGTTCCGGGCAGTCGCTTTGCCGCGCGAAGCGAAGGAAAAAATCGCGTTCCGAAATGCGGAACGACTGTTCGGAATAAAGGCCTGA